In Microbacterium sp. ABRD28, the genomic stretch GCTGAGCCCGGCGCACATCCTTCGGCCAGACAGGGGATGGCGGGCACCGCGTCTTAGGATGGGCGCGTGTCGAAGCGGGCGGTGCTCTGGGTCGCGTTCGTGCTGGTGCACGTCGCGGTGGCGGTGCTCGGCTTCCTCCAGCCCAATCAGCCCATGGGCGACGTGTACATGGTCTACGAGCCGTGGGCGAGCCGTGCGGCGGCGGCCGACGGGGTCGTCGGGATCACCGAGACCTGGGTCTACCCCGCCCTGGCGCTGGCGCCGATCTTCGTCACCCACGTGCTCGCGCCGGTGTTCGGCTCATACCTCGTCGCCTGGCCCGTCGTCGTCACCGCCCTCGATGCCGCCGCCTTCGCGCTCCTCGTCGGGCGGGGCCGGTCGCAGGGCCGCACGGTGGCGGCCTGGTTCTGGCTGGTGTTCATCCTGGGGCTCGGTCCGGTGGGGATGTACCGACTGGACGCGATCACCGTGCCCCTGGCCGTCGCGGGCTGCCTCTGGCTTCTGACCAGACCCCGGCTGGCGGCGGTGCTCCTGGCCGCGGCGACCTGGATCAAGGTCTGGCCGGCGGCGCTGCTCGTGGCCGCCGTCATCGCGGTACGCCGTCGCCTCGCGCTCGTCGGCGGTGCCGCAGCGCTGTCGGCGCTGGTGATCGGGGTCGTCGTCGCCGTCGGCGGAGCCGCGCACCTCTTCGGCTTCGTCTTCGACCAGACCGAGCGGGGCCTGCAGGTCGAGGCGCCGGTCAGCGCCTTCTGGCTGTGGCGGGCCGTGGCGGGCTTCGCCGACTCCCGGGTGTTCTACGACGACGAGATCCTGACCTGGCAGGTGACGGGCCCCGGGGCAGCCGCGGTGAGCGATGCGATGACCGCCGTGATGGTGGCGGCTGTCGCTCTGGTGGCGGCGATCGGAGCGCTGCGCGTTCGCCGTGGCATCCCGTTCCTGCGGGTCTTCCCGGCTCTCGCGCTCAGCCTCGTGCTGGTCTTCATCGTGACAAACAAGGTCGGTTCGCCGCAGTACCTCACGTGGATCATCGCGCCCCTCGTCGTCGGGCTCGTCCTCGACCGTGACCGCTGGTGGTCGCCCGCCTGCCTGGCCCTTGTGAGCGCCGCCCTCACCCAGCTGATCTATCCGCTCTGGTACGACCGCGTGCTCGGTGGCGACCCGATCGCCGTCGGCGCGCTGACGCTGCGCAATGTCCTGCTCGTGGCGCTCCTGACGTGGAGCGTGACGCTGCTCGCGCGAACGCCCCGGCGCGTGCCGGCCCCTGCCGTCGTCGACGCCCTGGCCTGATCCGTCAACCGAAAGGACCCCATGCTCGTCGCCTTCTCCGTCGCTCCGAGCGGCACCGGCCGCTCCGACGGCTCCGTCCACGACGCCGTCGCCGCCGCCGTCCGGGTGGTGCGCAGCTCGGGGCTTGCGCACCGCACCACGTCGATGTTCACCGAGGTCGAGGGGGAGTGGGACGAGGTGATGGATGTCGTCAAGCGAGCCACCGAGGCGGTCCTGCCCTTCGGCTCGCGGGTGTCGCTCGTTCTCAAGGCCGACATCCGTCCGGGGCGCACGGGCGAGATCGAGGCCAAGATCGACCGCCTGGAGCGCGCGCTCGGCGAGGAATCCGACCCGCACGCAGAGGCGTGACCGGGTCGGCGACCCACGAGCCGGGGGCCTCCGCCGCGGCCGATCGGCTGGCCCGGGTGCTCGCCGACGCGGCGGGGCAGTCGCGCCCGCGCGCGGAGCGCGACGCCGGCGACCCCGATGTCCCTGTCGCCGGAACCGCGGTCCTGCTGCGCGACACGGCCCGCGGCGTGGAGGTGCTCATGCTCGAGCGCCCCGGTCAGGGATCCTTCGCCGGGGCGTGGGTGTTCCCCGGCGGCAAGGTCGAGCCCGGCGACGCCGGCGATGCGGGAGCGGACGACGAGGAAGCCACGGCTCGACGCGCTGCTGCGCGAGAGACCCGCGAGGAGGTGGGCCTCGAACTGCCAGGCGAGTCGCTGTCCACCGTGTCGCGATGGGACCCGCCTCCGGGCCTGCCGCTGCGAATCCGCACGTGGTTCTTCGTCGCCGATCTTCGGGGCGAGGCGGCCGGCGAGGTCGACGGCCTCGTCCTCGCCGACGGGGAGGTTGTGCGCGCCGAGTGGCTGCGTCCCGACGAGGCCCTCGCCGCGCACGGACGAGGGGAGCTCGTCCTGTACCCGCCCACCTGGGTGACCCTCCACGATCTCGCCGATGCGGCGAGCGCGGAGGAAGCGATGCAGAGAACGCGGATGACGGGGGTGCGTCGTTTCGACACCGTGGCCCGGCGGGGACCCGAGGGTCCGATCCTGCTCTGGGAGGGGGATGCGGAATACGACGCGCCCGGTGCGGGCGTCGCCCGTCATCGGCTGGAGATCGGCAGTCTTCCGTGGCGGTACCTGCGTCGCTAGGTGGCGAGCAGGCGCTCCAGGTGGAGCCCGACCGGTGAGGTCTCGATGAGGAACCCGTCATGGCCGAAGTCGCTGACGAGCTCCACCGCGCGGTCGCCGTCGATGTTGTGGCGGAGTCCGCGTGCGATGCGGTGCTGCCCGTCGACGGGGAAGAGGCGGTCGCTGTCGATCCCGAGCACGAGCGCGCGCGCCGTCACCCGTTCCAGGGCGCTTTCGACCCCGCCGCGGTCGCGGCCGATGTCGTGCGAGTTCATCGCCTCGACGAGGGTCAGGTAGCTGTTGGCGTCGAAGCGACGCGTGAACTTGTTGCCGTGGAAGTCGAGATAGCTCTCCACAGCGAAGCGCCCGCCGTGGCCGAGGGGGCTGACCCCCGACTGCCATGACCGCTGGAAGCGCTGATTCAACTCGGTCGGCGAGCGGTAGTTCAACAGCGCCATCCGTCGTGCCAGCGCGAGCCCTCGGTGGGGCCCGTCGCCGTCGCCGGCGTCGTAGTACTCCCCGCCCTGGAAGCGCGGATCGATCCGGATCGCCTCGAGCTGCACCGAGTTCAGGGCCACCTGGTCGGCGGTCGTGACCGGGGGAGCCGACAGCACCGCCATCCGTTCCACGCGCTCCGGATGCGAGACTGCCCATTCCAGCGCGTGCATGCCGCCCATGGAGCCGCCGATGACCGCTGCCCAGGTGTCGATCCCGAGCGCGTCGGCGAGCCGCACCTGGGCGGCGACCTGATCGCGCACGGTGAGGTAGGGGAAACGGGATGCCCACTCGTAGCCGTCGGGCGCGATGCTCGCCGGTCCCGTCGAGCCCTGACAGCCGCCCAGCATGTTCGGCGCGACCACGAACCAGCGGTCGGTGTCGACGGGCTTGCCCGGCCCGACGATGTCGTCCCACCAGCCGTCGGTGGGGTGCCCCGGGCCCGCCTCACCGGTGACGTGACTGTCGCCGGTGAGGGCGTGGAGGACCAGCACGGCGTTGTCGCGCGCCGGTGTGAGCTCGCCCCAGGTCTCGAAGGCGATGCGGATGCCGGGGAGCTCTGTTCCGCCCTCCGTGCGGAACGCGCCGAAGGCGGCGAACTGGCGTGCTCCGGCGGGGTCGCCGTCGCGCCAGGCGCCCGTGACGGGCGGGCGGCCGAGAAGCAGACGCGCGTCGGCCTCCGTCACCGGTGCGCTCGGCACCGTGTCTTCGGAGGTCTGCCAGTCCATGCCTGCCATTCTCGCCGCTGGGAAAGGTGGCCAGCGCTGTGTTACGACCCGGCTAGTGTGGGGCGGGGGGACGGACGTGAACACAGCTCAGGACGCGACGCGCCGAGAGATCATCGCGCAGTACGGCATCGTCGGGGAGCCCCCCGAGCCCGACCTCGAGGGTCTGGTGCAGCTGGCCGCGACCATCTCGGGAGTGTCGACCGCGGTGATCAACATCATCGATGATCGGCACCAGCATCAGATCGCCACCGTGGGGATCTCTCCCGCCGTCTGCGCACGAGAAGACTCGATGTGCGCGGTCGTCTTCGAGGGCGCCCAGCGGGTGGTCGTCAGTGACGCCCGTCGCGATGAGCGGTTCGCCGAGAATCCCTTCGTCACCGGCGACGTCGCGCGCATCAGGTTCTACGCCTCGAGTCCGCTGGTGACGCCGGGGGGAGTCGCGATCGGAACGCTGTGCGTCTTCGACGACGATCCCGGCGTGCTCACCGAGGAACAGGGCCACGCGCTCGATGTCCTCGCCCATCAGGTGGTCGACGTGCTGGAGCTGCGCAGACTTGCGCGCGAGCTCAAGCGATCCAACGAGGCGCTGGAGGGCTTCGCCCGCCAGGTCAGTCATGATCTGCGCAACCCCCTCACCGCGATCAGCGGTTTTCTCGAACTCGCCGTCGACAGTCCCGAGCTCGCCGAGGCGCCGGTTGCGGCCCGCGCGATCGAGAGGGCGGAGGCTGCGGCTCAGCGGATGTCCGAAATGCTGGATGACCTCCTCGCCTTCGCGCGCGTGGGTGGCGTCCCGCCCGCGACGGCGAGGGTCGATGTCGGCGAGCTCCTGGAGGAGATCCAGGACGATCTGCACTCGGCGCTCAGCGAGAGCGGTGCCCGCATCGATGTCACGGCGTCGGCCGACATCGAAGGAGACCGCACCATGCTCCGCGTGCTGGTGGAGAATCTCGTCGCCAACGCCGTGAAGTTCGCCAACGCCGCGGGCGGAAGGCCCCACGTCGACGTCCACGTGGAGCGATCGGCATCCGGCATCCGGCTCATCGTCGACGACGACGGACCCGGCATCCCGGAAGACGACAGGGAGCGGGTCTTCGGGCTGATGGAACGAGGCCGCAACGCCCTCGCTCCGGGACTGGGGATCGGACTGGCCACTTGCCGCCGCATCGCCGAAGCGCACGGCGGACAGATCGGCATCAGCGATTCCCCGCTCGGTGGCGCACGCGTGTGGGTGGTTCTGCCCGGATCTGACAGATTCGAGCCCGCCGCCGTCTGAGCGCACGATGATGGGAGCATGGCGCGCTTCCTTCTCATCGCCGCTTCGAGCGGCATCGGTCAGGCCACGGCGGAGATCCTCCGTGAGAGCGGACACGAGGTCGTCACGACCGCGCGCGGGGATGACACCATCACCCCCGACCACGTCGTCGACGCCACCGACTTCGCTGCTGTCGACGAGGTGTTCGCCGCAGCGGGTGACCTCGACGGCGTCGCCTGCTTCGCCGGATCGCTGCTGCTCAAGCCCGCGCATCTGACGACGGCCGAGGAGTACGACGAGGTGATCGCCGCATCGCTCACGACCGCCTTCGCGACGGTGCGGGGTGCGGGAAAGCACCTCAAACGCGGAGGATCGGTGGTGCTCGTGTCATCCGCGGCGGCTCTGCACGGAACGGCCAATCACGAGGCCATCGCCGCCGCGAAATCAGGGGTGGTCGGTCTTGCTCTCTCGTCCGCCGCGACCTACGCGTCGCGCAACCTGCGGGTGAACGCGGTCGCCCCGGGACTCACCGAGACGTCGCTGACGGCGTCGCTGACCGAGACCGAGGGGGCGCGGAAGGTGTCGGAGGCCATGCACGCCCTCGGGCGGCTGGGCAAGCCCGACGACGTCGCCCGAGCGGTGGCCTTCCTCCTCGACCCGGCGAACGACTGGATCACCGGGCAGGTGCTGGCCGTCGACGGAGGCCTCGCGCGGGTGCGCCCGCGCATGAAGGTCTGACCCGCGGCGCGCGCGATCCGCGACCGAAACGCGAAGCGCCCCGCGAACCCTGGTCGAGTTCGCAGGGCGCCTCGAGGCGCGCCGGGTCAGGCGCGCGCGGCCTCCGAGACCCGGCGCGCAGCGGCGAGGGCCTGCTCGAGGTCGGCCTTGAGGTCATCGACGTTCTCGATCCCCACCGACAGGCGCACGAGCCCCGGGGTCACCCCGGCGGTCAGCTGCTGCTCGGGCGTGAGCTGCGAGTGGGTGGTCGAGGCGGGGTGGATGACGAGCGAGCGCACGTCGCCGATGTTGGCGAGGTGGCTGAACAGCGTGAGCGAGTTCACGAACTCGCGGCCTGCATCCACACCGCCCTTCAACTCGAAGGACAGCACCGCGCCCACACCCTTCGGGGCGTAGCGGTTCGCCGCGGCGTACCAGGGCGAGGTGGGCAGGCCCGAGTAGTTCACCGACGCCACGTCGGACTGGTTCTCGAGCCACTCGGCGATCTCCTGCGCGTTCTGCACGTGACGCTCGATGCGCAGCGACAGCGTCTCGATGCCCTGCAGGAGCAGCCAGGCGCTGTTCGGCGAGATGGACGATCCGAGGTCCCGCAGCAGCTGCACGCGGGCCTTGATGATGTAGGCCAGGCCGTCGCCGACGGCTGCGGTGTAGCTCGCTCCGTGGTACGACGGGTCGGGCTCGGTGAACCCGGGGAAGCGGTCGACGTGCTTGGACCACTCGAACGATCCGCCGTCGACGATCACGCCGCCGATCACGGTACCGTGGCCGCCGAGGAACTTCGTCGCCGAGTGCAGCACGATGTCGGCGCCGTGCTCGAACGGGCGGATGAGGTAGGGCGTCGCGATGGTGTTGTCGACGATGAGCGGGACTCCCGCCTCGTGCGCGACGTCGGCGACGGTGCGGATGTCGAGGACGTTGATCTTGGGGTTGCCGATCGTCTCGGCGAAGAACGCCTTGGTGTTCGGCCGCACCGCGCGGCGCCACTCCTCGGCGTCATCCTGGTTCTCGACGAAGGTGACCTCGATGCCGAGCTTGGCCAGGGTGTACTTGAACAGGTTGTAGGTGCCGCCGTAGATCGAGCTGGAGGAGACGAAGTGGTCGCCCGCCTCGGCGAGGTTGAGGATCGCGAAGGTCTCGGCCGCCTGGCCGCTGGAGACCAGCAAGGCGCCGGTGCCGCCCTCGAGCGCCGCGATGCGCTGCTCGACGACATCCTGCGTGGGGTTCTGGATGCGGGTGTAGATGTTTCCGAACTCGGCCAGCGCGAAGAGGTTGGCGGCGTGATCGGTGTTGTCGAACACGTACGACGTGGTCTGGTAGATGGGCGTGGCGCGGGCCTTCGTCACCGGGTCGGGCTGTGCGCCCGAGTGGATCTGCTTGGTCTCGAAACGCCAGTTCTCGGGTGCGGACATGGGCTGCTCCTACCGGTCGATGGGTGCCGCGGCGGGTTCCGCGACCTCTTCGAGGGTACGGAAGGCCCCCCTCGTCGACAACGCGGGGGAAATGTGACGTAACGCGGGCGCGTGCGGGCCGTGCGCCCCGCGCCGGGTGCGCCTTGTAGCGTGAGGAGTATGACCGATGCCACGCCGACGGATGCCGCACATCGACCGACCGCCCGACGCGCGGTGGTGACCGGAGCGAGTTCGGGGATCGGCGAGGCGACGGCGCGGAAGCTCCGGGCGCTCGGCTGGGACGTGGTCGCCGTGGCCCGACGTGCCGAGCGCCTCGCCGCACTGGAGAACGAGATCGGTGCGGTCGCCTTCGCCGCCGATCTCACCGCCGCCGCCGATGTCGAGGCGCTCGCCGAGTGGCTGGCCGAGACGGGGCCGGTCGACGCGCTCGTCAATGTCGCCGGGGGCGCGCGCGGCACCGATCGCGTCGAGGACGGCGACCCCGACGACTGGCAGTGGATGTTCGAGGTCAACGTGCTCGCCACGCAGCGCCTCACCGCCGCCCTGCTGCCGCTGCTGCGCCGCGCCGCCGCCGATCGGGCAGCTCACGCCGACGTGGTCTTCGTCACCTCGACGGCCGCGCAGATCGCCTACGCCGGCGGTGCCGGATACAACGCCGCGAAGGCGGGACAGTCGATGATCGCGCATGCGCTGCGCCTCGAGGTCAACGGCGAGCCGCTCCGGGTCATCGAGATCGCGCCGGGCATGGTGCAGACCGAGGAGTTCACTCTCAATCGCCTCGGCGGTGATCGCGCCGCGGCCGACCGGGTGTACGAGGACGTCCAGGCGCCGCTCACCGCCGACGACGTCGCGGACGTCATCGGGTACGCGCTGTCGGCGCCGGGGCACGTCAACCTCGACCTCGTCACGATGCGACCGGTCGCGCAGTCGGCGCAGCACCTGCTGGCTCGCGGGCCGCTGCACGTGCGCACTGCCGGCTGATGGCGCGCACGCTCGACGACCTGGCCGGTGCGGGTCTGCTGGATGCCGGGTGGGCGGAAGCACTCGCGCCCGTCGCCTCCGACATCGCCGCCCTCGGCGAGCGGCTGCGGGCCGAGACCGCCGGGGGCGGCCGGTACCTCCCCGCCGGCGAGCGCGTGCTGCGCGCCTTCTCGCAGCCGCTCGACGACGTGAAGGTGCTCATCGTGGGGCAGGATCCCTACCCCACGCCGGGTCATCCGATCGGCCTTTCGTTCGCCGTCGATCCGAGCGTGCGGCCCCTGCCGCGGAGCCTGGCGAACATCTACCGCGAGCTGCACGACGACCTCGGTATCGAGCCCGCCGCCCACGGCGACCTGTCGGCATGGAGCGACCAGGGGGTGATGCTGCTGAACAGGGTGCTGACCGTCCGCCCTGGTGAGCCCGGCTCTCATCGCGGCTGGGGCTGGGAACGCGTCACCGAGCACGCGATCCGCGTGCTCGCCGCGCGCGACGAACCCCTCGTGGCGATTCTGTGGGGGAGGGATGCCGCGACCCTGCGTCCGCTCCTCGGTGACACCCCGGTCGTCGCCTCGGCGCACCCGTCGCCCCTCTCGGCCAGTCGGGGATTCTTCGGGTCGCGGCCCTTCTCGCGCACGAACGAACTCCTCACCGCGCAGGGCGCTTCGGCGGTCGACTGGCGCCTGCCCTCCGCCGCGTAGGCTGTCGCCATGCTGGAGGAGGAATACGAGACGGCGAGACGCCGCCTTCCCCGTCATCTTCGCCGCCGGCCCGAGCCGGAGCGCCCGTTCTCCTTCGAGATCCGTCCGGTCGCCGACGGCGACATCCCCGATATCCGGGAGATCTACAACTACTACGTCACCAACTCGGTGGTCACCTTCGATGAGAAGAAGTGGTCGATCGCGCAGTGGCGCGAGAAGGTGGCTCACCTGAAGAAGCTGGGGCTGCCCTTCCTCGTCGCCGAGTCGCCGTCGGGTCAGATCCTCGGGTACGCGTACGTGCAGCCGATGTCGAGCAAGTCGGCGTATCGGTATTCGGTGGAGAACTCCATCTACCTCGGGCAGGCCGCGACCGGGAAGGGACTCGGGCGGGCGCTGCTGGAGGCGCTGATCGTCGCCTGCGAGCAGGCCGGCATCCGGGAGATGGTGGCCGTGATCAGCGACAAGGGGGCCGAGGCCTCCATCGCTCTGCACGAGAAGATGGGCTTCGAAGAGGTCGGCCGCATGGGCCGGGTCGGCTTCAAGTTCGGCCGGTGGCTCGGGACGGTGTACCTGCAGAAGTCGCTGAAGCCGGTGAAGAAGCGGCGGGCGCTCTTCGGTCGGTGATCAGCCGGGGCGTCCGTGCTCGCGCACGCGCTCCACGAGGGTCTGCCATGGTCCTTCCAGATCGGCATCGCCGAACTCGGCCTCACGATCGGCGCCGTGCGAGGTCGCGTGCACCCGCCAGCGGAATCGATCAGCTCCACGCGTCGGGCGCGGTGCCGCGTCCCAGGGGCAGGCGTCGATGAGAGGAAGCCAGGATGACGCGTCGTCGCCCTCGAGCTCTGCGCGCCATCGACGGGGGATGCCGGTGACACCGCCGGTGCGCTCCACCAGGATCACCACGATCGCCTCCCCGCTGGGCCCGCCCCCGTCCGTCTGATCGCTCATCCCCGTCCACGATGCTCTCTCGGGGCCGAAGCGCCTACCCGGCGAGATCGACCCCGACGCCCGCCCAGGCGGCGCGAACGGCCGCTGCTTCTTCGGATGATCCACCGTACTCCGACTGGGCGGTGGCCACCGTCGCGGCGGCGAACTCGGAGAAGTCCGCGGTGGGGGAGAGAGTGCCCGACGTCAGGGCGAGGTACCACACGCGCCCCGCGCGCTCCCAGGCGTAACCGCCGAGCGCGGTGGCGCACAGGTGGAATGCCCGGTTCGGGATGCCGGAGTTGATGTGGACGCCGCCGTTGTCATCGGCGGTCACGACGTAGTCGTCCATGTGCCCCGGCTGCGGGTCGCGGCCGAGGATGTCGTCGTCGTACGCGGTTCCCGGCGCCGCGAGCGATCGCAGGGCCCGCCCCTGCACCGCGGGGGTGAAGATCCCCGCGCCGATGAGCCAGCTGGCCTCTTCGGCGGTCTGGTCGAGGTGGTGCTGCTCGACGAGCACGCCGAACACGTCGGCGAGCGATTCGTTCAGCGCGCCGGACTGGTCCTGGTATTCGAGGCCGCCGGCGGCCTCGATGACGCCGTGCGCGAGTTCGTGGGCGATGACGGTGAGCGAGCCGGTGAAGCCGGTGAACACCTCGCCGTCGCCGTCGCCGAAGACCATGCGCTCACCGTTCCAGAAGGCGTTGTCGTAGTCGCGGCCGTAGTGCACGGTCGCCAGCAGCTGGCCGCCGTCACCGTCGATGCCGTTGCGGTCGAAGGCGTCCCAGAACGCGTCGAAGGTGATGCCGAGCCCGTCGAAGGCCTCGTCGACGGCGGCGTCACCGGTGGCGGGGTCGTCCTCGCCGCGCACGCGGCGACCGGGGAGCACCTCGCGACCGCCGGCATCGGAGATCGTGCGGTCGGGCGCGGGGGCGGTCTCGGCGGTGATCGTGCCGTCATCGCCGATGGACAGGCGCAGCCGACTCCGGGTGATGCGGTACGGCGGGGTGGCCTGCAGGGTGGCGCGCGCCGCGGCGGCCGCGTGGGCGAAGGTCGGCTCGTTCACGGAGGCGATCCGGGCGAGGAGATAGGGAGGGATGATCGCGCGCATGGCGACCACGCTAACGCTCACCTCCGACGCCGGGTCAGGTCGCCGGAGGATCGATCAGGGGCACCGACGCCAAGAGGCGCCGGGTGTAGGCCACCTGCGGTTGCTGCAGCACCTTCTCGGTGGGCCCCTCCTCGACGATGCGGCCGTCCTTCATCACGACCACCTCGTCGCAGATGCTCTGGACGACGCCGATGTCGTGCGACACCATCACGAGCGTGAGGTCCTCCTGACGGCGGAGGTCGGCCAGCAGGGCGAGGATCTGCGCGCGAACGGTGACGTCGAGGGCCGAGAGCGGCTCATCGCCGATGAGCAGACGCGGCCGATGCACGAGCGCGCGGGCCAGGGCGATGCGCTGGCGCTGGCCGCCCGAGAACTCGTGCGGGAAGCGCTCGGTCATCTCTGCCTCGAGTCCGACCTGTTCGAGGACTTCGCGCACCCTCGCCCGCCGGTCGCCCTCGATCCCGAGGGCCCAGAGGGGTTCCCCGACGATCCGCCCGACGCTCATCCGCGGATCGAGCGAGGCATAGGGGTCCTGGAACACCACGCCGGTCAGGCGCCGGAGCCAGTGCAGCGAGCGTGCGGATGAGGTGGCGTCGACCGCGCGCCCATCGACCTCGACGGTGCCCGAGGTGGGGGCATCGAGCCCCAGGAGGATCCGCACGAGAGTGGACTTGCCCGACCCCGATTCGCCGATGATGCCCAGCGCACTCCCCGCGCGGACATCGACGTCGGCGTCCTCGAGCGCGGTCGTGTACGTGCGCCGCTCGAACAGGGTCTTCTTCGGCAGCGCGTGACGGCGAGTGAGGCGCCGGGCGCTCAGCAGGGTGTCGCTCACGGCGTCCTCCCCTCGGGGCGCCAGAGCGTGGCGGTGGCGTCGCGGAGGAGACCGCGCGTGACGGGCGACGCGGGGTTGCGCAGGATCGTGGCCACCGGGCCCGCCTCCACGACCCGTCCGTCTTCGAGGACCACGGCGTCGGTGGCGACCTGGGACAGCACGGCGAGATCGTGGGTGATGAAGATCAGCGACATCCCGTCAACGGAGACGAGGGTGCGGAGAAGCTCGAGGATCTCGGCCTGGATCGTGACGTCCAGTGCGGTGGTGGGTTCGTCGGCGATGAGCAGGCGGGGCCGGCAGGCGAGGGCCATCGCAATCGCGACCCGCTGGCGCTGTCCGCCGGAGAGCTGGTGCGGGTAGCGCCCCACGATGCGTTCGGGCTCGGGCAGGGCGACGCGCGCCGCCTCGGCGACGGCCCGTGCCGCGGCATCCTTGCGGGTCGCCCTCTCGTGGATGCGCACCGCCTCGGCGATCTGCCGACCGACCGTGCGGATCGGGTTCAGCGCCGTCCGCGGTTCCTGGAAGACGATGCCGATCT encodes the following:
- a CDS encoding GAF domain-containing sensor histidine kinase, producing MNTAQDATRREIIAQYGIVGEPPEPDLEGLVQLAATISGVSTAVINIIDDRHQHQIATVGISPAVCAREDSMCAVVFEGAQRVVVSDARRDERFAENPFVTGDVARIRFYASSPLVTPGGVAIGTLCVFDDDPGVLTEEQGHALDVLAHQVVDVLELRRLARELKRSNEALEGFARQVSHDLRNPLTAISGFLELAVDSPELAEAPVAARAIERAEAAAQRMSEMLDDLLAFARVGGVPPATARVDVGELLEEIQDDLHSALSESGARIDVTASADIEGDRTMLRVLVENLVANAVKFANAAGGRPHVDVHVERSASGIRLIVDDDGPGIPEDDRERVFGLMERGRNALAPGLGIGLATCRRIAEAHGGQIGISDSPLGGARVWVVLPGSDRFEPAAV
- a CDS encoding protealysin inhibitor emfourin codes for the protein MSDQTDGGGPSGEAIVVILVERTGGVTGIPRRWRAELEGDDASSWLPLIDACPWDAAPRPTRGADRFRWRVHATSHGADREAEFGDADLEGPWQTLVERVREHGRPG
- a CDS encoding homoserine O-acetyltransferase, producing the protein MDWQTSEDTVPSAPVTEADARLLLGRPPVTGAWRDGDPAGARQFAAFGAFRTEGGTELPGIRIAFETWGELTPARDNAVLVLHALTGDSHVTGEAGPGHPTDGWWDDIVGPGKPVDTDRWFVVAPNMLGGCQGSTGPASIAPDGYEWASRFPYLTVRDQVAAQVRLADALGIDTWAAVIGGSMGGMHALEWAVSHPERVERMAVLSAPPVTTADQVALNSVQLEAIRIDPRFQGGEYYDAGDGDGPHRGLALARRMALLNYRSPTELNQRFQRSWQSGVSPLGHGGRFAVESYLDFHGNKFTRRFDANSYLTLVEAMNSHDIGRDRGGVESALERVTARALVLGIDSDRLFPVDGQHRIARGLRHNIDGDRAVELVSDFGHDGFLIETSPVGLHLERLLAT
- a CDS encoding GNAT family N-acetyltransferase — translated: MLEEEYETARRRLPRHLRRRPEPERPFSFEIRPVADGDIPDIREIYNYYVTNSVVTFDEKKWSIAQWREKVAHLKKLGLPFLVAESPSGQILGYAYVQPMSSKSAYRYSVENSIYLGQAATGKGLGRALLEALIVACEQAGIREMVAVISDKGAEASIALHEKMGFEEVGRMGRVGFKFGRWLGTVYLQKSLKPVKKRRALFGR
- a CDS encoding glycosyltransferase 87 family protein is translated as MSKRAVLWVAFVLVHVAVAVLGFLQPNQPMGDVYMVYEPWASRAAAADGVVGITETWVYPALALAPIFVTHVLAPVFGSYLVAWPVVVTALDAAAFALLVGRGRSQGRTVAAWFWLVFILGLGPVGMYRLDAITVPLAVAGCLWLLTRPRLAAVLLAAATWIKVWPAALLVAAVIAVRRRLALVGGAAALSALVIGVVVAVGGAAHLFGFVFDQTERGLQVEAPVSAFWLWRAVAGFADSRVFYDDEILTWQVTGPGAAAVSDAMTAVMVAAVALVAAIGALRVRRGIPFLRVFPALALSLVLVFIVTNKVGSPQYLTWIIAPLVVGLVLDRDRWWSPACLALVSAALTQLIYPLWYDRVLGGDPIAVGALTLRNVLLVALLTWSVTLLARTPRRVPAPAVVDALA
- a CDS encoding bifunctional o-acetylhomoserine/o-acetylserine sulfhydrylase yields the protein MSAPENWRFETKQIHSGAQPDPVTKARATPIYQTTSYVFDNTDHAANLFALAEFGNIYTRIQNPTQDVVEQRIAALEGGTGALLVSSGQAAETFAILNLAEAGDHFVSSSSIYGGTYNLFKYTLAKLGIEVTFVENQDDAEEWRRAVRPNTKAFFAETIGNPKINVLDIRTVADVAHEAGVPLIVDNTIATPYLIRPFEHGADIVLHSATKFLGGHGTVIGGVIVDGGSFEWSKHVDRFPGFTEPDPSYHGASYTAAVGDGLAYIIKARVQLLRDLGSSISPNSAWLLLQGIETLSLRIERHVQNAQEIAEWLENQSDVASVNYSGLPTSPWYAAANRYAPKGVGAVLSFELKGGVDAGREFVNSLTLFSHLANIGDVRSLVIHPASTTHSQLTPEQQLTAGVTPGLVRLSVGIENVDDLKADLEQALAAARRVSEAARA
- a CDS encoding thiamine-binding protein, which encodes MLVAFSVAPSGTGRSDGSVHDAVAAAVRVVRSSGLAHRTTSMFTEVEGEWDEVMDVVKRATEAVLPFGSRVSLVLKADIRPGRTGEIEAKIDRLERALGEESDPHAEA
- a CDS encoding SDR family oxidoreductase produces the protein MTDATPTDAAHRPTARRAVVTGASSGIGEATARKLRALGWDVVAVARRAERLAALENEIGAVAFAADLTAAADVEALAEWLAETGPVDALVNVAGGARGTDRVEDGDPDDWQWMFEVNVLATQRLTAALLPLLRRAAADRAAHADVVFVTSTAAQIAYAGGAGYNAAKAGQSMIAHALRLEVNGEPLRVIEIAPGMVQTEEFTLNRLGGDRAAADRVYEDVQAPLTADDVADVIGYALSAPGHVNLDLVTMRPVAQSAQHLLARGPLHVRTAG
- a CDS encoding uracil-DNA glycosylase; this translates as MARTLDDLAGAGLLDAGWAEALAPVASDIAALGERLRAETAGGGRYLPAGERVLRAFSQPLDDVKVLIVGQDPYPTPGHPIGLSFAVDPSVRPLPRSLANIYRELHDDLGIEPAAHGDLSAWSDQGVMLLNRVLTVRPGEPGSHRGWGWERVTEHAIRVLAARDEPLVAILWGRDAATLRPLLGDTPVVASAHPSPLSASRGFFGSRPFSRTNELLTAQGASAVDWRLPSAA
- a CDS encoding SDR family oxidoreductase, producing MARFLLIAASSGIGQATAEILRESGHEVVTTARGDDTITPDHVVDATDFAAVDEVFAAAGDLDGVACFAGSLLLKPAHLTTAEEYDEVIAASLTTAFATVRGAGKHLKRGGSVVLVSSAAALHGTANHEAIAAAKSGVVGLALSSAATYASRNLRVNAVAPGLTETSLTASLTETEGARKVSEAMHALGRLGKPDDVARAVAFLLDPANDWITGQVLAVDGGLARVRPRMKV
- a CDS encoding NUDIX domain-containing protein, translated to MTGSATHEPGASAAADRLARVLADAAGQSRPRAERDAGDPDVPVAGTAVLLRDTARGVEVLMLERPGQGSFAGAWVFPGGKVEPGDAGDAGADDEEATARRAAARETREEVGLELPGESLSTVSRWDPPPGLPLRIRTWFFVADLRGEAAGEVDGLVLADGEVVRAEWLRPDEALAAHGRGELVLYPPTWVTLHDLADAASAEEAMQRTRMTGVRRFDTVARRGPEGPILLWEGDAEYDAPGAGVARHRLEIGSLPWRYLRR